A window of the Glaciimonas sp. CA11.2 genome harbors these coding sequences:
- a CDS encoding nuclear transport factor 2 family protein: MNTTHQQQLTEQQDDQRGDQHKNLLRIVTFFETLSLDNLALIPLIYARDAWFKDPFNEITGLPAIKHLFTHMFVQVDDPRFVITHHMHQGDTAFMTWEFYFRMKRFSSADQCIRGATHFRLDNDGYIIYHRDYWDAAEELYEKLPVLGALMRLLKRGAKASDTPDRGHTILQN; encoded by the coding sequence ATGAATACAACTCATCAACAACAATTGACCGAGCAACAGGATGATCAGCGGGGTGATCAACATAAGAATTTGTTGCGGATCGTGACGTTCTTTGAGACCTTATCTCTCGATAATTTGGCGTTGATCCCACTAATTTACGCCCGGGATGCATGGTTCAAAGATCCCTTCAATGAGATCACAGGACTGCCTGCCATTAAACATTTATTTACGCATATGTTTGTCCAGGTTGACGACCCGCGCTTCGTTATTACGCACCATATGCATCAGGGCGACACGGCCTTCATGACGTGGGAGTTTTACTTTCGGATGAAACGTTTTTCTAGCGCCGATCAATGCATACGCGGCGCTACGCATTTTCGCTTGGATAACGACGGCTATATTATCTACCATCGCGACTATTGGGATGCGGCAGAAGAACTATACGAAAAGCTACCCGTATTAGGTGCCCTCATGCGCTTATTGAAACGCGGGGCGAAAGCCAGTGACACACCAGACCGCGGCCATACAATCTTACAAAACTAG
- a CDS encoding MFS transporter — protein sequence MTLLGFPALLKYGLFGLPLALVALPVYVYVPQFYSDRFGISLSLIGLILLITRLFDAFIDPAIGRWLDHAHTEDRFRNAIWLGVPLLAIGFSALFLPPAFAERFPLSWLVLALLIVYVGFSIGTIAHQSWGAALTQALEQRSRLTATREACGLIGVVLAAALPSLLGIRWLPPIFVILLVASAFILKLAPKPGPSNGIIMETTDRGAFLSGVLLPFGNSRFCWLFGIFVVNGIAAAIPATLFLFFVDDQLQLGKYGGLFLMLYFLAGAISMPGWSALARRFGEARVWFTAMLLAIAAFVWAYGLTAGDMLPFSLICIMSGFALGADLLLPPALLAGVIANGGHSSQKEGAYFGIWSWATKINLALAAGISLPLLQYLGYQPHLINHQGAQALAIGYAVLPCALKLIAAMILWRAPLRHV from the coding sequence ATGACACTATTAGGATTCCCTGCGCTTCTCAAATATGGCCTGTTTGGTTTACCACTGGCGCTGGTTGCATTACCGGTGTACGTCTATGTTCCACAATTTTATTCCGACAGATTTGGTATTTCACTGTCTCTCATCGGTCTGATTTTGCTGATAACCCGCTTGTTTGATGCATTTATCGATCCGGCAATTGGTCGCTGGCTTGACCACGCACACACCGAAGATCGATTCAGAAATGCGATCTGGCTGGGAGTGCCCTTATTGGCGATTGGTTTCAGTGCGCTATTTTTACCGCCTGCGTTTGCGGAGCGATTTCCACTGTCGTGGCTAGTACTGGCATTGCTCATCGTGTACGTTGGCTTTAGTATTGGTACGATAGCCCATCAAAGTTGGGGCGCAGCCCTCACGCAAGCTTTGGAACAACGCTCACGTCTTACTGCAACGCGCGAGGCTTGCGGTTTGATTGGCGTGGTGCTTGCAGCGGCGCTACCCAGCTTGCTGGGCATTCGCTGGTTACCACCAATATTCGTCATCCTGCTGGTTGCATCGGCATTCATACTTAAGCTCGCCCCAAAGCCTGGTCCTTCAAATGGAATTATCATGGAGACGACGGATCGTGGAGCATTTCTGTCAGGAGTTTTATTGCCATTTGGAAATTCTCGCTTTTGCTGGCTGTTCGGCATTTTTGTAGTGAATGGCATTGCGGCGGCGATACCGGCAACGTTATTCCTATTTTTTGTAGATGATCAATTGCAACTCGGAAAATATGGTGGTTTATTTCTGATGCTGTACTTTTTGGCTGGTGCGATATCAATGCCAGGCTGGTCTGCGCTAGCCCGACGCTTCGGTGAAGCCCGCGTCTGGTTCACCGCAATGCTGTTGGCGATCGCCGCTTTTGTATGGGCTTATGGATTAACGGCCGGTGATATGCTGCCCTTTTCGCTCATATGCATCATGTCCGGTTTTGCATTGGGAGCCGACCTGTTACTGCCGCCAGCTCTGCTCGCTGGCGTGATCGCGAATGGCGGTCATAGCTCTCAAAAAGAAGGCGCTTATTTCGGTATATGGAGCTGGGCGACCAAAATCAATCTGGCTTTAGCAGCTGGCATTTCATTGCCACTGCTGCAATACCTTGGCTACCAGCCACACCTTATCAATCACCAAGGCGCGCAAGCGCTGGCAATTGGTTATGCAGTACTCCCATGCGCGCTAAAGCTCATTGCCGCAATGATCCTATGGAGGGCTCCTTTGCGCCACGTTTAA
- a CDS encoding DUF1365 domain-containing protein, giving the protein MPSPSNHVQLCFGNVRHTRLRPVHHAFTYGVYYLRIPLRALGESNFDSHFFSRNKFNFLSFHDRDYGDGRQTPLAWIDATLKTEGIDDADGEIWLQTFPRVLGYVFNPVSFWFCHRLDGSLRAVLCEVRNTFGEQHSYLLDGKTQDGGSITFGTELRANKMFHVSPFCEVAGAYRFRFMRTQNQHETLLTERTTARIEYDDASGPLILTSVSGTAEPLLPLSDRLVARAFFRYPIMTVGVILRIHWQALKLWRKRVPFYSKPAPPSNEVSR; this is encoded by the coding sequence ATGCCCTCTCCCTCTAATCACGTACAACTGTGTTTCGGTAACGTCCGCCATACCCGGTTGCGTCCGGTACATCACGCATTCACGTATGGCGTGTATTACCTTCGCATACCTTTACGTGCACTGGGTGAGTCAAATTTTGATAGCCATTTTTTTTCACGTAACAAATTTAATTTTTTGTCGTTTCATGATCGTGATTATGGCGATGGACGACAAACTCCGTTGGCTTGGATAGATGCAACGCTGAAAACCGAAGGAATCGATGATGCCGACGGCGAAATTTGGCTTCAGACGTTTCCACGTGTACTTGGTTATGTGTTCAATCCGGTGTCGTTTTGGTTCTGTCATCGTCTGGATGGCAGCTTAAGGGCGGTGCTATGCGAAGTACGCAATACTTTTGGCGAGCAGCACAGCTATCTGCTCGACGGCAAAACCCAAGATGGCGGCAGCATTACATTCGGCACAGAATTGCGCGCCAACAAAATGTTTCATGTTTCACCATTCTGCGAAGTCGCTGGCGCTTATCGTTTTAGATTTATGCGCACGCAAAATCAACATGAAACCCTGCTGACCGAGCGCACGACAGCGCGCATCGAATATGACGATGCCAGTGGACCCTTAATTCTCACGAGTGTTTCAGGCACAGCGGAGCCACTTTTGCCGCTATCCGACCGGCTCGTCGCGCGTGCATTTTTCCGCTATCCAATCATGACTGTCGGCGTCATTCTTCGCATTCATTGGCAAGCGCTAAAGCTATGGCGCAAGCGCGTTCCCTTTTACAGCAAACCCGCTCCACCTTCTAACGAGGTATCCAGATGA
- a CDS encoding PhaM family polyhydroxyalkanoate granule multifunctional regulatory protein: MSNPNFLGADAMSNSVDFIKKMWGGMGVPGMVVPIISVEEIDKKVTDLKAVEGWLSLNLNMLRTTIQALEVQSATLTALKSIGALMPSADGKATAQFTDTSAAESVTEGAAAWATMASQFPFSFMPEKAKAANETVPQQAAAPIAEPPAPAQPEDVATENHSTSASDASPAANTGVWWDVLQNQFKQVVSGVMAAEAAMPKEPKASTKARKSAAKPGETAKSNPTKVKPKVKPGAASRATKSTTATARTKLKVGTAKASPVSRSKKIELK; the protein is encoded by the coding sequence ATGAGCAATCCTAATTTTCTCGGAGCGGACGCGATGTCGAACAGTGTTGATTTCATTAAGAAAATGTGGGGCGGAATGGGCGTGCCTGGCATGGTAGTGCCGATCATTTCGGTTGAGGAAATAGATAAGAAGGTCACAGATCTGAAAGCTGTCGAAGGTTGGCTTAGCCTCAATCTAAATATGTTGCGGACAACGATTCAAGCGCTGGAAGTGCAAAGTGCAACATTGACCGCCTTGAAGTCAATCGGTGCGCTGATGCCATCTGCCGATGGCAAGGCAACTGCGCAGTTTACCGATACCTCAGCAGCCGAGAGCGTTACCGAAGGTGCGGCCGCCTGGGCAACAATGGCTTCCCAATTTCCATTTTCGTTTATGCCAGAAAAAGCGAAAGCGGCAAACGAAACAGTACCTCAGCAAGCTGCTGCGCCGATTGCTGAACCACCGGCTCCTGCCCAGCCGGAGGACGTCGCTACGGAAAATCATTCTACTAGTGCGTCAGATGCGTCGCCGGCGGCTAATACCGGCGTTTGGTGGGATGTTCTACAAAACCAGTTTAAGCAAGTGGTGAGTGGTGTTATGGCGGCTGAGGCAGCGATGCCGAAAGAGCCGAAAGCGTCAACCAAGGCCCGAAAATCTGCAGCCAAACCAGGGGAAACTGCGAAGAGTAACCCAACCAAAGTGAAACCGAAGGTTAAGCCGGGTGCAGCCTCGAGAGCGACCAAATCAACCACTGCCACAGCGAGAACCAAGCTCAAGGTTGGTACCGCTAAAGCTTCGCCAGTCTCTCGCAGTAAGAAAATAGAGTTGAAATAA
- a CDS encoding DUF3108 domain-containing protein, translating to MTRPSTDATKDTRNTQPNRTASRGWLIVLAASLLLHLFLINWGSNLLTVPKIASDKSPVIIAELKPLPPVDKPILAPKPIPPKPSPVLRKVQRKTADRPQSKPSEPEVPDMPIKETRTPIPNSVSDNITNNTAPAAINGNGPETASTGDASSGAPVQPVPKVEPVAPPPPTAVHYDIKPPPSAELKYDVEALNKGQTYHGGGKITWQTDGTNYTINGEAGVLFISALDFKSEGEINAYGVAPVLYTEKKFRKPATSTHFLREPNNITFSASANSYPRTGGEQDRASIVWQLASIGRGDAGKIVPGGVIDLFVAGDKDAETWRFQILGQEEIKVGTGTVMTWHLARKPQKGSYEKTLDIWLAPQQQWYPVKLRFTENNGDYLDMSLSKLKLLN from the coding sequence ATGACGAGGCCTTCCACAGACGCGACCAAAGACACGCGCAATACACAACCAAACAGAACGGCATCACGTGGCTGGCTGATTGTGCTCGCGGCTTCACTTCTATTGCATCTCTTTCTGATCAATTGGGGCAGCAACTTGCTCACAGTGCCTAAAATTGCGTCTGACAAGTCTCCAGTCATCATAGCGGAGCTAAAGCCATTGCCGCCGGTAGATAAGCCAATTTTGGCGCCAAAGCCGATTCCCCCCAAGCCTTCGCCCGTATTACGCAAAGTGCAGAGAAAAACAGCTGACCGACCACAATCAAAGCCTTCGGAACCTGAAGTTCCGGATATGCCGATCAAAGAAACCAGAACACCTATTCCGAATAGCGTGTCCGACAACATCACCAACAATACAGCGCCAGCCGCCATTAATGGCAATGGCCCAGAAACCGCATCAACCGGCGATGCATCCAGTGGCGCGCCCGTGCAACCCGTACCGAAAGTCGAGCCAGTTGCACCGCCACCGCCAACCGCTGTACATTACGACATCAAACCGCCGCCATCTGCCGAACTGAAATACGACGTTGAGGCTCTCAATAAAGGGCAAACTTATCATGGCGGCGGAAAAATTACGTGGCAAACCGATGGTACCAATTACACGATCAATGGCGAAGCGGGCGTATTGTTCATTAGCGCCCTGGACTTTAAGAGCGAGGGCGAGATCAACGCCTATGGCGTAGCGCCGGTGCTCTACACCGAGAAAAAATTCCGCAAACCAGCCACTAGCACGCACTTCTTACGCGAGCCTAACAATATTACTTTTTCTGCCTCAGCCAATAGCTATCCGCGCACCGGTGGTGAGCAAGACCGCGCCAGCATCGTCTGGCAATTGGCCAGTATAGGACGTGGCGATGCGGGAAAAATTGTTCCGGGCGGTGTCATCGATTTATTTGTCGCAGGAGACAAGGATGCCGAAACCTGGCGTTTTCAAATCCTGGGGCAGGAAGAAATCAAAGTAGGCACTGGAACCGTCATGACTTGGCATCTGGCGCGAAAGCCGCAAAAAGGTTCATACGAGAAAACTCTCGACATCTGGTTAGCCCCGCAACAGCAGTGGTATCCGGTTAAATTGCGCTTCACCGAAAATAATGGGGACTATTTGGATATGTCGCTGTCTAAACTTAAGCTGCTTAACTGA
- a CDS encoding chalcone isomerase family protein encodes MLMVQMSQWRRYLLTCAFSLASLGNVIAADDAGRMHDNPIVNPAISAPAHIGNALPHARLAGQGKFRWFGLSIYDAQLWVGDKGFQPSAPDAASFALDLRYSRSFDGSKIAESSIDQMRKIGSGSDAEYGPWLSQMKSIFPHVIDGSHITGIFLPNVGTRFYMDGKMIGEINDPHFATAFFGIWLSPKTTSPTLRKALLMNATTSTNSTQHE; translated from the coding sequence ATGTTGATGGTTCAGATGAGCCAATGGCGCCGGTATTTATTAACTTGTGCGTTTTCGCTAGCTTCCCTCGGCAACGTTATCGCGGCCGACGACGCTGGAAGAATGCATGACAATCCGATTGTCAACCCAGCCATCAGCGCGCCAGCCCATATAGGCAACGCGCTCCCTCATGCGCGACTAGCTGGCCAAGGAAAATTCCGCTGGTTTGGATTATCCATTTATGACGCGCAGCTTTGGGTCGGAGATAAAGGTTTTCAACCATCAGCGCCTGATGCTGCGAGCTTTGCACTTGATTTACGCTATAGCCGGTCATTCGACGGCAGTAAAATTGCTGAAAGCAGCATCGATCAAATGCGGAAAATTGGCAGCGGTAGCGACGCAGAATACGGACCATGGCTTAGTCAAATGAAATCCATTTTCCCTCACGTGATCGACGGATCGCATATTACCGGGATATTTCTTCCAAATGTCGGCACGCGTTTTTATATGGATGGAAAAATGATCGGAGAAATCAACGATCCACATTTCGCAACAGCATTTTTTGGCATTTGGCTTTCACCAAAAACGACAAGTCCCACGCTACGCAAAGCGCTTTTGATGAATGCGACTACTTCAACCAATTCAACACAGCACGAATGA
- a CDS encoding NAD(P)/FAD-dependent oxidoreductase, giving the protein MKIAIIGSGISGLSCAYRLTQAGHHVSLYEANDYFGGHTNTVDVTLEGQTYGVDTGFLVFNHRTYPNLVNLFDELQVETVATDMSFSVKIPINGCLGKRTLEWSGTNLNSVFTQRRNLLNPRYIGMIRDILRFNKQATLLANDKNSPLGRMSLGEFLSHNNYSQAFKTWYLLPMAGCIWSCPTAQMLAFPVSSFIRFCHNHGLLQVNDRPQWHTVKGGARQYVEKIIAAIPHKYLKTPVTGVRRAYINDVCQVVIQTHQGSCTYDHVVMAGHSDQSLKLLQDISMQEKKLLSAVQYQPNHAVLHTDHSLLPGNRKAWAAWNYQSENGNDPKVCVHYLLNQLQPLPFKTPLIVSLNPIEQPAPHSVIRRFDYAHPIFDATAIAAQPKFEKLQGQNNTWFAGAWLGYGFHEDGLKSGLAVANAIIGQPEIIHNIKPALSMPIESIAA; this is encoded by the coding sequence ATGAAAATAGCGATTATTGGTTCTGGTATTTCAGGCCTCTCCTGTGCGTATCGCTTAACGCAGGCTGGTCATCATGTCTCGCTTTATGAGGCTAATGATTATTTTGGCGGTCATACCAACACAGTCGATGTGACCCTGGAAGGGCAGACTTATGGCGTCGACACCGGCTTTTTGGTATTTAATCACCGAACTTACCCCAACCTGGTCAATCTTTTCGACGAATTGCAAGTCGAAACGGTCGCTACCGATATGTCGTTTTCCGTCAAAATCCCCATCAATGGTTGCCTCGGAAAACGCACACTGGAATGGTCAGGTACGAATCTCAACAGCGTATTTACGCAGCGCCGTAATTTGCTTAATCCGCGCTATATAGGAATGATCCGCGACATTCTGCGCTTCAATAAGCAAGCGACCTTACTCGCCAACGACAAAAACTCACCCCTCGGGCGGATGTCGCTAGGAGAGTTCTTGTCGCACAATAACTATAGCCAAGCATTCAAAACCTGGTATTTGCTTCCAATGGCTGGATGTATCTGGTCTTGCCCAACCGCACAAATGCTCGCCTTTCCAGTGTCGAGTTTTATTCGCTTTTGTCATAATCACGGATTACTGCAAGTGAATGACCGACCTCAATGGCACACCGTTAAGGGTGGCGCCCGACAATATGTTGAAAAAATAATAGCAGCGATTCCTCATAAATATTTAAAGACTCCCGTAACCGGCGTGCGTCGGGCTTACATTAATGACGTTTGCCAGGTGGTGATTCAAACCCATCAAGGCAGTTGCACCTACGACCATGTCGTCATGGCCGGACATAGCGATCAAAGCTTGAAATTGTTGCAAGATATTTCCATGCAAGAAAAAAAACTCCTGTCAGCGGTCCAATATCAGCCCAATCACGCAGTACTGCATACCGATCACAGTTTGTTGCCAGGCAACCGCAAAGCCTGGGCGGCCTGGAACTATCAAAGCGAGAATGGTAACGATCCCAAGGTGTGCGTCCACTATTTGCTCAATCAATTGCAGCCGCTTCCTTTTAAAACACCTTTGATTGTTTCGCTCAACCCGATCGAACAACCGGCACCGCACAGCGTGATACGCCGATTCGACTATGCCCATCCTATATTCGATGCTACGGCGATTGCCGCGCAACCCAAATTCGAGAAGCTTCAAGGACAAAATAACACCTGGTTCGCGGGTGCATGGCTCGGTTACGGATTTCATGAGGACGGTCTCAAATCGGGACTAGCCGTCGCAAATGCCATTATTGGCCAACCAGAGATCATTCACAACATTAAACCGGCACTGTCTATGCCCATTGAGAGCATCGCGGCTTAG
- a CDS encoding SDR family NAD(P)-dependent oxidoreductase, with protein sequence MNLMNPMNAPLRDWHKQRVWVIGASSGIGAETARKLLAKGARVALSARNATGLNEIAAGQHNALTVVLDITQHDTVLAARDQILNAWHGIDLILIVAGGYGEMRVDSFDLTLANRLIDLNLRGVMHCLDATLPVLLKQGQGAIGIVASVAGYSGLPRAMAYGATKAALINLSECLYFDLHPRGIGVYLINPGFVDTPLTADNDFPMPAMMSASSAAEALIEGVERGHFHIHFPKRFTNWLRFARLLPYRAYFALIHKVTGL encoded by the coding sequence ATGAATCTCATGAATCCGATGAATGCGCCACTCCGCGACTGGCATAAGCAACGTGTCTGGGTGATCGGTGCCTCTAGCGGTATCGGTGCGGAAACTGCTCGCAAGCTTCTGGCAAAAGGCGCTCGCGTTGCTCTGTCGGCGCGTAACGCCACAGGACTGAACGAGATTGCCGCCGGTCAGCACAATGCCCTCACTGTTGTGCTCGACATTACTCAGCACGACACCGTGCTTGCTGCGCGGGACCAAATTCTCAATGCGTGGCACGGTATTGATCTGATATTGATCGTTGCGGGCGGCTATGGTGAAATGCGCGTCGATAGTTTTGATTTGACACTCGCCAACCGCCTGATTGATCTCAATTTACGCGGCGTCATGCACTGCCTTGATGCTACTTTGCCCGTTTTGTTGAAACAAGGTCAAGGTGCGATTGGCATTGTGGCATCGGTCGCAGGCTACAGCGGGCTACCAAGGGCGATGGCGTACGGCGCAACCAAAGCGGCGCTAATCAATTTATCGGAATGTCTCTATTTTGATCTGCACCCGCGGGGAATTGGGGTGTATCTGATCAATCCAGGTTTTGTGGACACGCCCCTGACTGCTGATAATGACTTTCCAATGCCTGCCATGATGTCGGCCTCAAGCGCCGCTGAAGCGCTGATTGAAGGCGTTGAACGTGGTCACTTTCACATTCATTTCCCCAAACGGTTTACCAACTGGCTGCGCTTTGCACGCCTGTTGCCTTATCGTGCTTACTTCGCGTTGATACACAAGGTGACTGGGCTATGA
- a CDS encoding DUF3108 domain-containing protein, giving the protein MKILSHSYARIAIAALLCSASIYAFSANTDHTVTKRPVNLPPSAQLDYTIRARQSGLSISGDAVVKWQTDGRDYSVEAITRAMILGKILEAKSDGKIDDYGLAPTQFTDKRFRKSVTTTTFNRDATGGTITFSPSDASYPIKGGEQDRTSIVWQLVAVARAAAKQFKPGSDWVFFVAGQRDAEPWTFKVINQEKITTGTGEVDAVHIFREPPPDATEQRLDIWLAPSLEWYPVRIRFTDPNNDFVDQTLAKISK; this is encoded by the coding sequence ATGAAAATTCTCTCGCATTCGTATGCACGTATTGCTATTGCCGCACTGCTTTGCAGCGCTAGCATTTACGCATTTTCTGCAAATACAGATCACACGGTCACGAAACGGCCAGTTAATTTGCCACCGTCTGCCCAACTAGACTATACGATCAGAGCGCGACAAAGTGGTCTTTCGATTAGCGGCGACGCTGTGGTCAAATGGCAAACGGATGGACGCGACTATAGCGTCGAAGCCATCACCCGAGCCATGATTTTAGGAAAAATCCTGGAAGCTAAAAGTGATGGAAAAATTGACGATTACGGCTTAGCACCAACCCAGTTCACCGATAAGCGCTTCCGTAAAAGCGTTACTACGACGACATTCAATCGCGATGCGACCGGCGGAACAATCACCTTTTCTCCCTCCGATGCATCGTATCCGATCAAAGGTGGCGAACAGGACCGAACTAGTATTGTGTGGCAGCTGGTCGCGGTCGCGCGTGCGGCCGCCAAACAATTCAAACCCGGTTCAGACTGGGTGTTTTTCGTCGCTGGTCAACGCGACGCCGAGCCGTGGACCTTCAAAGTCATTAATCAAGAAAAAATTACGACCGGGACGGGCGAGGTGGACGCCGTGCATATATTTAGAGAGCCGCCACCTGATGCAACTGAACAGCGTTTAGATATCTGGCTGGCACCATCACTTGAATGGTATCCGGTGCGCATCCGCTTTACCGATCCTAATAATGATTTTGTCGACCAGACACTGGCCAAAATCAGTAAATAA
- a CDS encoding cyclopropane-fatty-acyl-phospholipid synthase family protein gives MNTNSTRSSAYGNAQDYDGISTKHFPARVQFILQLLQKLDHGILIMEFPDGQSATYGNVADERARPVTMMLKNWDVFNAALKSGDIGFAETFIDGHWSTDDLPGLIELFIRNRQVIESVIYGTWWGNFLYRVKHLFNRNSKTGSRKNIHAHYDIGNDFYQLWLDPSMTYSSALFSDDHVENLQQGQDAKYRRILSQLRLPANSRILEIGCGWGAFAEIAVREANAHVTGLTLSTEQLHFANQRLQDAGVVNRVELLLQDYRDVEGKFDGIASIEMFEAVGEKYWPSYFSCIASNLKTGGRACIQTIVIDDTLFERYRRGTDFIQQYIFPGGMLPSPSAFRAQAESHGLKVVDTLSFGLDYARTLVEWRRAFKEQLPKVRAQGFDDRFLRTWDFYLAYCEAGFIAGSINVAQFTLQKK, from the coding sequence ATGAACACCAACTCTACCCGTTCCAGCGCTTACGGTAACGCGCAAGATTACGATGGCATATCGACAAAACACTTCCCGGCTCGTGTGCAGTTTATTCTTCAGCTATTGCAAAAACTTGATCACGGCATTTTAATCATGGAGTTTCCCGATGGACAATCGGCGACTTATGGCAACGTTGCTGATGAGCGCGCTCGTCCCGTCACGATGATGCTAAAAAACTGGGACGTTTTCAACGCGGCTCTGAAGTCAGGCGACATCGGTTTTGCAGAAACGTTTATTGACGGCCATTGGAGTACAGACGATTTACCCGGACTGATCGAACTGTTCATCCGTAATCGGCAGGTGATTGAATCGGTGATCTACGGAACTTGGTGGGGGAATTTTTTGTATCGCGTAAAACATCTGTTTAATCGCAACAGCAAAACTGGCAGTCGCAAAAATATCCATGCACATTACGATATCGGCAATGACTTCTATCAATTATGGCTAGATCCTTCCATGACGTATTCGAGCGCATTATTTTCGGATGATCATGTTGAAAATCTACAGCAAGGTCAGGATGCCAAGTATCGCCGCATACTCAGCCAACTACGTCTTCCAGCCAACTCCCGTATTTTGGAGATCGGCTGCGGTTGGGGCGCTTTTGCCGAAATTGCGGTTCGTGAAGCCAACGCTCACGTTACTGGTCTCACGCTGTCTACTGAACAGCTACACTTTGCCAATCAGCGGCTGCAAGACGCGGGTGTCGTCAATCGGGTTGAACTGCTATTACAAGATTATCGGGATGTAGAGGGAAAATTCGACGGAATCGCCTCGATCGAAATGTTTGAGGCAGTCGGCGAGAAATATTGGCCGAGTTATTTCTCCTGTATTGCGAGCAATCTAAAAACTGGTGGGCGCGCCTGTATCCAGACCATTGTGATTGACGATACACTATTCGAACGTTATCGCCGCGGTACCGACTTCATACAGCAATACATTTTCCCCGGCGGTATGCTGCCATCGCCATCGGCGTTCCGCGCGCAGGCTGAAAGCCATGGCTTAAAGGTAGTCGATACCCTTTCATTTGGACTGGACTATGCCCGCACGTTGGTCGAGTGGCGTCGCGCATTTAAAGAGCAGCTCCCAAAAGTACGCGCGCAAGGCTTTGATGATCGATTTTTACGAACCTGGGATTTTTATCTGGCGTATTGCGAAGCGGGATTTATTGCCGGCAGTATCAACGTAGCCCAATTCACCTTGCAAAAGAAATAA
- a CDS encoding DUF3833 domain-containing protein gives MKSFLKILVVGIIVLLNGCSTTSEGNIYADQKPTLSLQQYFNGTLDAWGMFQDRSGKVVKRFTVVIQCKWEGDTGTLDEDFTYSDGTKQRRIWTLKKVGPNKFIGTASDIVGEAIGITDGNTLRWKYVLALPVDGRIINVSLDDLMVQMDQRVMLNHAVMSKFGFKVGDISLSFNKRP, from the coding sequence ATGAAATCGTTTTTAAAAATATTGGTGGTGGGAATCATCGTCTTATTAAATGGATGCAGCACGACATCCGAGGGTAATATTTATGCAGACCAAAAACCAACGCTCAGCCTCCAGCAATACTTCAATGGCACGCTGGACGCCTGGGGTATGTTTCAAGATCGTTCCGGTAAAGTAGTCAAACGCTTTACCGTCGTCATTCAATGTAAATGGGAAGGTGACACCGGCACTCTGGATGAGGACTTCACTTATTCCGATGGCACGAAACAACGCCGCATCTGGACTTTGAAAAAAGTGGGGCCAAACAAGTTCATTGGTACCGCATCTGACATCGTAGGGGAAGCAATTGGTATTACCGATGGTAATACCTTACGTTGGAAATACGTTCTGGCATTGCCAGTGGATGGACGTATCATCAATGTCAGCCTCGATGATTTAATGGTCCAAATGGATCAACGCGTCATGCTCAATCATGCAGTAATGAGCAAATTCGGCTTTAAGGTCGGCGACATTAGTTTGTCGTTTAATAAGCGCCCTTAA